The following proteins come from a genomic window of Cydia pomonella isolate Wapato2018A chromosome 28, ilCydPomo1, whole genome shotgun sequence:
- the LOC133532991 gene encoding 26S proteasome non-ATPase regulatory subunit 13 gives MATVKFAVIDVNDFLSKKQAAEPALAADWANLEELYNKKLWHQLTLKLQDFVNHPALQTGDCLIQLYNNFLTTFENKINPLSLVEITSHIVKQFDNKKDGIAFLEKVENKVKMNDEALALCKVLQGEIYLEQLNDLDATEKIIEELEGSLEDADGVTPVHGRFYKLASEYYRVRGPMARYYRAALRYVGCAEGGALLPPHERRALARSLAVAAVVAPNVYDLGELLAHPILESLENTPDAWAKELVRAVSRGDVAAFEALRGAAPAPELRRADHGVRQKVAITCLMEMAFNRTSATRKLTFAEIAQEARVPLNEVELLVMKALAEKLIRGHIDQVSSTVSVTWVRPRALPRAAAAALAARLDTWRAAARAAADLLGAQPDLLTL, from the exons ATGGCGACCGTAAAGTTTGCAGTCATTGATGTAAACGATTTTTTATCCAAAAAGCAGGCAGCCGAGCCTGCTTTGGCAGCGGATTGGGCTAATTTGGAAGAACTATACAATAAAAA ATTATGGCACCAACTCACGTTAAAATTGCAAGATTTCGTGAACCACCCGGCGCTACAGACCGGCGACTGCCTTATCCAACTGTACAACAACTTTTTAACGACCTTTGAGAACAA AATAAACCCCCTCTCACTGGTCGAGATCACATCGCACATTGTCAAGCAGTTTGACAACAAGAAAGATGGCATCGCCTTCCTGGAGAAGGTGGAGAATAAGGTGAAGATGAATGACGAGGCACTGGCACTCTGCAAG GTGCTTCAAGGTGAAATCTACCTAGAACAGCTGAACGACCTGGATGCCACAGAGAAGATTATTGAGGAACTCGAAGGCTCATTGGAGGATGCCGACGGAGTCACTCCGGTGCATGGCCGGTTTTACAAACTGGCTTCGGAGTACTACAG GGTGCGCGGGCCCATGGCGCGCTACTACCGCGCGGCGCTGCGCTACGTGGGCTGCGCGGAGGGCGGCGCGCTGCTGCCGCCGCACGAGCGCCGCGCGCTGGCGCGCTCGCTGGCCGTCGCCGCCGTCGTGGCGCCCAACGTGTACGACCTGGGCGAGCTG CTGGCCCACCCCATCCTGGAGTCCCTGGAGAACACGCCGGACGCGTGGGCCAAGGAGCTGGTCCGCGCCGTGTCCCGCGGCGACGTGGCCGCCTTCGAGGCGCTgcgcggcgccgcgcccgcgccggagCTGCGCCGCGCCGACCACGGCGTGCGGCAGAAGGTCGCCATCACCTGCCTCATGGAG ATGGCATTCAACCGCACTTCGGCGACCCGCAAGCTGACGTTTGCCGAGATCGCTCAGGAGGCTCGGGTGCCGCTGAACGAAGTGGAACTGCTCGTCATGAAGGCTCTGGCGGAGAAACTCATCCGGGGACACATTGATCAA GTGAGCTCCACGGTGTCGGTGACGTGGGTCCGGCCGCGCGCCctgccgcgcgccgccgccgccgcgctggcCGCCCGCCTCGACAcgtggcgcgccgccgcccgcgccgccgccgacctGCTGGGCGCGCAGCCCGACCTGCTCACTCTCTAG